The following proteins are co-located in the Rippkaea orientalis PCC 8801 genome:
- a CDS encoding phospholipid carrier-dependent glycosyltransferase → MESKKPSLTLTEVVIILGLIWLVSNLVDQLWLILDHSAPAWDQSNHLTKSLQYFHALETPKFWDSQWWRSFWMLSSKYPPLTYIIAAIFQKIFGVGNDSALITNFLYNGILLISVYTIGKTLFNPQIGLWGAGFSMLFPRLYQTRLQFVIDNPLMTLTVACFCCLTIWKYEKIRQKQWLWSLIFGLCWGLALLTKQSVMFFLFAPLVWLGINYLWQRKWERIVQLIVSFIVSAFVWFPWYRTNWIYLFSTISNSNSIPATYEGDPPLNTLAAWTYYWQDLPLAVSWVLLLVPLVGLILNSLGRFPKNNNNLEHKKAIESIGWLAVYFVGSYLVCSAIFNKDTRYIMSYLPILGIFLAYGLMQWRGKWQPVRWITIGLAFLVMLTNLFPISGTDKLSLALSPGVLFRPYLAPELPNSNLIETVIETTPYQIANLGVIVNTDFFNHNTLNYYGQLANFQVYGRELGNKAKDIQQDREYFDWFVTKTGDNGFARQPQLDLAKQLETDPNFNIVKTWNVSDNNVLKLYHRKQPSSIVEKIAKSQPKIQLDKVIVPSKVPPGFSIPITYEWSGYWTELKSGLVLLNWKQNDSNFWIHDHGIGEGMLKGNNPNDQGFKVIENLGMLVPKNSQDGDYQLTATYLNRETGETYPITVPDVTITVDSTIPPVASSPLDLVTRLREMSVNLSQGIKGLDGIFDDVDRVNQYDPRQDYLKQAEIALNYRLNNNPEKDQLNWTYALVLSQILQEDPQGAIAALKQLIDIAPDNPYHHAYLAFIYLYNWQPKAAETALKPALELQPNVKEFQALQGISAVMQGNFIKGWQILAPLL, encoded by the coding sequence ATGGAATCTAAAAAGCCATCGCTAACGTTAACTGAAGTAGTAATCATATTAGGACTAATTTGGTTAGTCAGCAACCTAGTAGATCAGCTATGGTTAATCTTAGATCATTCTGCACCCGCTTGGGATCAAAGTAATCATCTTACCAAATCTTTGCAATATTTCCATGCTTTAGAAACTCCCAAATTTTGGGATAGTCAATGGTGGCGTAGTTTTTGGATGTTATCCTCAAAATATCCTCCGTTAACCTATATTATTGCTGCTATTTTTCAAAAAATATTCGGAGTAGGTAATGATTCAGCATTAATCACCAATTTTCTCTACAATGGGATCTTACTTATCTCAGTCTATACCATTGGTAAAACCCTGTTTAACCCTCAAATTGGACTATGGGGTGCGGGGTTTTCTATGTTATTTCCTCGCTTATATCAAACTCGTTTACAGTTTGTTATTGATAACCCGTTAATGACTTTAACTGTAGCGTGTTTCTGTTGCTTAACGATCTGGAAATATGAAAAAATACGACAAAAACAATGGCTATGGAGTTTGATTTTTGGACTCTGTTGGGGACTAGCTTTATTGACGAAACAGAGTGTGATGTTTTTCCTATTTGCTCCCTTAGTTTGGTTAGGGATTAACTATTTATGGCAACGAAAATGGGAAAGAATTGTACAATTAATTGTTAGTTTTATTGTTTCTGCTTTTGTTTGGTTTCCTTGGTATCGAACTAACTGGATTTATTTATTTAGTACCATTAGTAATTCTAATTCAATTCCCGCTACCTATGAAGGAGATCCTCCCCTAAATACTTTAGCTGCTTGGACCTATTATTGGCAAGATTTACCCCTAGCAGTCAGTTGGGTATTATTGCTAGTTCCCTTAGTGGGTTTAATCTTAAATAGTCTGGGTAGATTTCCTAAAAATAATAATAATTTAGAGCATAAAAAAGCCATAGAAAGTATCGGATGGCTAGCAGTTTATTTTGTTGGTTCCTATTTAGTGTGTTCAGCTATTTTTAACAAAGATACCCGTTATATAATGTCCTATTTACCGATTCTAGGGATATTTTTAGCCTACGGTTTGATGCAATGGAGAGGAAAATGGCAACCCGTTCGATGGATTACCATAGGACTAGCCTTTTTAGTCATGTTAACTAATTTATTCCCCATTTCTGGGACTGATAAACTCTCCTTAGCATTAAGTCCAGGGGTTCTTTTTCGTCCTTATCTTGCACCCGAACTTCCCAATAGTAACCTTATTGAAACTGTGATAGAAACCACTCCTTATCAGATAGCCAACTTAGGGGTTATTGTTAACACAGATTTCTTTAATCATAATACCCTAAATTATTATGGACAATTGGCTAATTTTCAAGTATATGGACGAGAATTAGGCAATAAAGCAAAAGATATTCAACAAGATCGAGAATATTTTGATTGGTTTGTTACCAAAACAGGAGACAATGGCTTTGCCAGACAACCTCAATTAGACTTAGCCAAACAATTAGAAACTGATCCCAATTTTAATATAGTTAAAACTTGGAACGTATCTGATAATAATGTTTTAAAACTCTATCATCGAAAGCAACCTTCATCCATTGTTGAGAAAATAGCAAAGAGTCAACCTAAAATCCAGTTAGATAAAGTCATCGTCCCCTCAAAAGTACCTCCCGGTTTTTCTATTCCTATTACCTACGAATGGTCAGGATATTGGACAGAATTAAAGTCAGGTTTAGTCTTATTAAACTGGAAGCAAAATGACTCTAATTTTTGGATACACGATCACGGTATTGGGGAAGGTATGTTAAAAGGAAATAACCCAAATGATCAAGGATTTAAAGTTATTGAAAACCTAGGAATGCTTGTTCCTAAAAACAGTCAAGACGGAGACTATCAATTAACAGCAACCTATCTTAATCGAGAAACAGGAGAAACCTATCCTATTACTGTTCCAGACGTAACTATTACTGTTGATTCTACGATCCCTCCTGTAGCTTCTTCTCCACTAGATCTAGTCACCCGTTTAAGGGAAATGTCAGTTAATTTATCCCAAGGAATTAAAGGATTAGATGGGATTTTTGATGATGTTGATCGGGTTAATCAATATGATCCCAGACAAGATTATCTCAAACAAGCCGAAATTGCTTTAAATTATCGCCTTAATAATAACCCAGAAAAAGATCAATTAAACTGGACTTACGCATTAGTATTATCGCAAATTTTGCAAGAAGATCCTCAAGGTGCGATCGCAGCCTTAAAACAACTCATTGATATTGCTCCCGATAACCCCTATCATCATGCTTATCTTGCCTTTATTTATCTCTATAATTGGCAGCCAAAAGCCGCAGAAACCGCTTTAAAACCTGCCCTTGAACTCCAACCCAATGTCAAAGAATTTCAAGCCTTACAGGGCATTTCTGCGGTCATGCAGGGCAATTTTATTAAAGGGTGGCAGATTTTAGCACCTTTGCTTTAA
- a CDS encoding DUF6888 family protein, producing MSLTVAQAIKSVELCQSFSDLHQDIVLFSFDDVKGEIILEGQDIEVIIYPNGSWEFLPNET from the coding sequence ATTTCTTTAACCGTAGCACAAGCCATTAAATCGGTTGAACTTTGTCAAAGTTTCTCTGATCTTCATCAAGATATTGTTTTATTTAGTTTTGATGATGTTAAAGGGGAGATTATTTTAGAAGGACAAGATATCGAAGTTATTATTTATCCTAATGGAAGTTGGGAGTTTTTACCAAATGAAACCTAA
- a CDS encoding 2-keto-4-pentenoate hydratase: MIRLNSLKQLKKHNNFTNFMTKINYFLFPFFILLSPLPELAQVKIKDPLFKSNYHQIHNTNIADFKDDFITLSNQDLDKLAEKLANYYLTQQKIDDFPDNITSNQSLLIQSKFVNNLINNQGNIIGYKAGLTNQKIQERFNTNQPVLGTLLEKMLLPSGTIVSSKFGAIPMMEGDLMVRVKSEKINQAKTTEEVLNYLDAVIPFLELPDLMYSQDLKLNKEMLVAINVGARLGIMGEPIPLEATKEWHTKLSNIQVTIKDELGQELAQGNGKALLGDPLTVVLWIKDELRSQGKSLKKGDLLSLGSITPLIPVKPGKTISAQYLGLNEASPVQLSVHFEE; the protein is encoded by the coding sequence TTGATTAGGCTAAACTCATTAAAGCAACTCAAAAAACACAACAATTTTACAAATTTTATGACGAAGATAAACTATTTTTTGTTCCCCTTCTTCATTTTACTAAGTCCCCTTCCTGAACTGGCACAAGTTAAAATAAAAGATCCATTATTTAAGTCAAATTATCATCAAATACACAATACAAATATTGCTGACTTTAAAGATGACTTTATAACTTTATCGAATCAAGACTTAGATAAATTAGCAGAAAAGTTAGCTAATTATTATTTGACTCAACAAAAAATTGATGATTTTCCTGACAATATAACTTCTAATCAGTCTCTTCTTATCCAATCTAAATTTGTCAACAATTTAATTAATAATCAAGGCAATATCATTGGTTATAAAGCAGGTTTGACTAACCAAAAAATCCAAGAAAGATTTAACACAAATCAACCTGTATTAGGAACTTTACTCGAAAAAATGTTATTGCCATCAGGAACAATCGTTTCCTCTAAATTTGGTGCTATTCCTATGATGGAAGGAGATTTAATGGTCAGAGTGAAAAGTGAGAAAATTAATCAAGCAAAAACGACCGAAGAAGTCTTAAACTATTTAGATGCTGTTATTCCATTTTTAGAATTACCTGATTTAATGTATAGCCAAGATCTAAAATTAAATAAGGAAATGTTAGTCGCTATTAATGTTGGTGCAAGATTAGGAATTATGGGAGAACCTATTCCGTTAGAAGCAACGAAAGAATGGCACACTAAGTTAAGTAATATTCAGGTTACTATTAAAGATGAATTGGGTCAAGAATTAGCCCAAGGAAACGGTAAAGCATTATTAGGAGATCCCTTAACAGTTGTACTCTGGATTAAAGATGAGCTACGATCTCAAGGAAAAAGCCTAAAAAAAGGTGATTTGTTATCTTTAGGAAGTATTACCCCTTTAATACCCGTTAAACCAGGAAAAACAATTTCAGCGCAGTATTTAGGATTAAATGAAGCGAGCCCAGTTCAACTATCCGTCCACTTTGAAGAATAA
- a CDS encoding DUF6887 family protein, giving the protein MKPNFDTMNKAQLRAYVLEHKEDKEALRALMSRRDPNSIKYNFPNTEEGREKTKSVIKLKIEGDLENFSNQ; this is encoded by the coding sequence ATGAAACCTAATTTTGACACAATGAATAAGGCACAATTAAGAGCCTATGTGTTGGAACATAAAGAAGATAAGGAAGCTTTACGCGCTTTGATGAGTCGTCGTGATCCTAATTCAATTAAGTATAATTTCCCTAATACAGAAGAGGGAAGAGAAAAAACAAAATCAGTAATTAAGCTTAAAATTGAGGGTGATCTAGAAAATTTTAGTAATCAATAA
- the tnpA gene encoding IS200/IS605 family transposase — MTENQYKRKHTSVSLINYHFVFCPKRRKKVLVNDVGRRLEEIIYQKAKELECDVLTLEIMPDHVHLFISCPPTLAPHQIMFRIKGASSRLLRKEFPHLLRLPSLWTRSYYCGTAGHVSSETIKKYIANQHTL, encoded by the coding sequence ATGACAGAAAATCAGTATAAAAGAAAGCACACATCAGTGAGCCTAATCAACTATCACTTTGTCTTTTGTCCTAAGAGACGGAAAAAAGTTCTAGTGAATGATGTTGGGAGAAGATTGGAGGAAATCATCTATCAAAAAGCAAAAGAGCTAGAATGTGATGTTCTGACTCTTGAAATAATGCCTGATCATGTGCATTTATTTATTAGTTGTCCCCCGACACTTGCTCCTCATCAAATTATGTTTAGAATTAAAGGAGCGTCATCAAGATTATTGAGAAAAGAATTTCCTCATCTACTTAGACTGCCTTCTTTATGGACTAGGAGTTATTATTGTGGAACGGCTGGCCATGTCTCAAGCGAAACTATTAAGAAATATATTGCTAATCAACACACTCTTTAA
- a CDS encoding DUF4238 domain-containing protein: MAQKKKQHIVPRTYLKAFIDPVRPDGMPEHIPFEPSVWVIEKSLKSEPKRKAPDNILWKSYFYRILHSKPTSVAIFRGGM; encoded by the coding sequence ATGGCTCAAAAGAAAAAACAACATATCGTACCTAGAACTTACTTGAAGGCTTTTATAGATCCTGTTCGACCTGACGGGATGCCAGAACATATTCCATTTGAACCGTCTGTATGGGTGATTGAAAAGTCGCTCAAATCAGAGCCAAAACGCAAAGCACCAGACAACATTCTATGGAAATCTTATTTTTACAGGATACTGCATTCAAAGCCCACCAGCGTAGCGATCTTTAGAGGTGGGATGTAG
- a CDS encoding TROVE domain-containing protein translates to MNYKFFTRKQGETPQTQPIPGREAEMIQGRSGGWMFDAGIWQMLRRCLLIGTAQSTYYAGKTELTEDFVKVVTDAVATDANRVASEILYASDGRAINNSAPLFALVLLSMGKTPAAKQAFKEIFPDVVRTGSHFYEWLNYTKSLRGFGKIVREVGKDWLSREDVQGLAYQLLKYQQRYSFSHRDVLRLFHVKPPTEDHNALFHWVIKGWEDLPETIPSTALAQVWWYEWLKRHQDQTHRAIIEGRLTHEMVAPVGKMDKKAWQLLFNEMPIGAMLRNLGSLTELGVLRADETANLDRVASVLNNAERLRKGRIHPIDVLKALKTYQSGGKLGRSQKTWQPVGRIVDILERAVELSFHTTEPTGKVFLHAVDVSGSMSCGVVQSVGLSCCEIATAMALVTAKAEKNYVIRGFSTAFKELGISRKDSFSSALRKASDQNFGGTDASVAYNWAIKQQFKADIICFWTDSESWAGYHHPAKVLEEYRKKVNPNVKAVYITLAPYQITLVDPKDPLSWDLGGFDPGTPRLIQLLATDQI, encoded by the coding sequence GTGAACTACAAGTTTTTCACCCGCAAGCAAGGGGAAACCCCGCAAACCCAACCTATCCCAGGACGAGAAGCCGAAATGATCCAAGGACGGTCGGGGGGTTGGATGTTTGATGCCGGAATTTGGCAGATGTTACGGCGTTGTCTATTGATTGGAACTGCCCAAAGTACCTATTATGCGGGAAAAACCGAATTAACGGAAGATTTCGTCAAAGTTGTGACCGATGCTGTCGCTACCGATGCCAACCGCGTCGCCTCAGAAATTCTTTATGCCAGCGATGGACGGGCAATCAACAATAGTGCGCCCTTGTTTGCCTTAGTGTTACTGTCTATGGGCAAGACTCCAGCCGCAAAACAGGCGTTTAAAGAGATTTTCCCTGACGTGGTGCGAACCGGGAGCCATTTTTATGAATGGTTGAACTATACCAAATCCCTGCGGGGGTTTGGCAAGATTGTCCGTGAAGTCGGAAAAGACTGGTTATCCCGTGAAGATGTTCAAGGACTCGCCTATCAATTATTAAAGTACCAACAACGGTATAGTTTTTCCCATCGGGATGTGTTGCGTCTTTTTCACGTTAAACCGCCCACAGAAGACCATAATGCCCTGTTTCACTGGGTAATTAAAGGATGGGAAGATTTACCCGAAACCATTCCTAGTACTGCCTTAGCGCAAGTTTGGTGGTACGAATGGCTAAAACGCCATCAAGATCAAACCCATCGGGCGATCATCGAAGGTCGTTTAACCCATGAAATGGTGGCTCCTGTGGGAAAAATGGACAAAAAAGCCTGGCAATTGCTGTTTAATGAGATGCCTATCGGCGCAATGTTGCGAAATTTGGGATCTTTAACAGAATTGGGCGTATTGCGGGCAGATGAGACGGCAAACCTTGACCGTGTAGCCTCGGTGTTGAATAATGCTGAACGCTTGCGGAAAGGACGTATTCATCCGATTGATGTCCTAAAAGCCCTAAAAACTTATCAATCTGGGGGAAAACTGGGGCGAAGTCAAAAAACCTGGCAACCTGTTGGGCGCATTGTCGATATCCTAGAACGGGCGGTAGAATTGTCGTTTCATACCACTGAACCCACGGGGAAGGTGTTTTTACACGCGGTGGATGTTTCGGGGTCGATGTCCTGTGGAGTCGTCCAGTCCGTAGGGTTAAGTTGCTGCGAAATTGCGACGGCGATGGCACTGGTAACGGCTAAAGCTGAGAAAAACTATGTCATTCGCGGATTTTCTACCGCATTTAAGGAGCTCGGGATCTCCCGTAAGGATAGTTTTAGTTCGGCTTTGCGTAAAGCGAGTGATCAAAACTTCGGGGGAACGGATGCGTCGGTTGCCTATAATTGGGCAATTAAACAGCAATTCAAAGCGGATATTATCTGTTTTTGGACTGATAGCGAAAGTTGGGCGGGTTATCATCATCCGGCTAAGGTTTTGGAGGAATACCGTAAAAAAGTGAACCCCAATGTTAAGGCGGTTTATATTACGTTAGCCCCCTATCAAATTACTTTGGTTGATCCCAAAGATCCTTTATCTTGGGATTTAGGCGGATTTGATCCGGGTACTCCTCGCTTGATTCAATTGTTAGCAACTGATCAGATTTAA
- the pyrF gene encoding orotidine-5'-phosphate decarboxylase: MSLSDRIIVPLDVPTLNEAIALLDQLPEVSFWKVGLELFVATGSDILKILKERQKRIFLDLKFHDIPNTVAGACRSASQYQVNFLTLHATAGRNALQAAAQAMSQTPSPPQLLAITLLTSLNSRELAFDLKIPLELPEYALQMALLAQESGMNGVVCSPQEVRQLRHVCGDKFLLVCPGVRPNWSKIGDQRRVMTPVEAIQAGADYLVIGRPITMADDPVAAWDKIRQELDEVC; this comes from the coding sequence ATGTCACTATCTGATCGCATTATTGTTCCCTTAGATGTCCCCACACTCAATGAGGCGATCGCCTTGTTAGATCAACTCCCTGAAGTCAGTTTTTGGAAGGTGGGGTTAGAGTTATTTGTTGCCACAGGGTCAGATATCCTTAAAATCCTGAAAGAAAGGCAAAAACGCATCTTTCTTGACCTTAAATTCCATGATATCCCCAATACTGTTGCCGGAGCTTGTCGTAGTGCCAGTCAATATCAAGTAAACTTTCTCACGCTTCATGCTACCGCCGGACGCAATGCCCTGCAAGCAGCCGCACAAGCCATGAGTCAAACCCCTTCCCCTCCCCAATTACTGGCTATTACGCTGTTAACCAGTTTAAACTCACGGGAATTAGCATTTGATTTAAAAATCCCCTTAGAATTACCAGAATATGCGCTACAAATGGCACTTTTAGCCCAAGAATCAGGCATGAATGGGGTAGTCTGTTCTCCTCAAGAAGTCCGTCAATTGCGTCACGTCTGTGGGGATAAGTTTCTCTTGGTTTGTCCAGGGGTGCGTCCTAATTGGTCTAAAATAGGAGATCAGCGACGGGTAATGACCCCTGTTGAAGCCATACAAGCAGGTGCGGACTATCTAGTCATTGGTCGTCCCATTACCATGGCAGATGATCCCGTTGCAGCTTGGGACAAAATTCGCCAAGAATTAGACGAAGTATGCTGA
- a CDS encoding type II toxin-antitoxin system VapC family toxin, whose translation MSETVYIETSVIGYLTARSTKNLIIAGNIETTRDWWQNRRNDFVLYISQVVLDEVAKGDAEIALKRLEILNGFLLVELNQAVLNLAAQFLIRSNLPPKASDDAVHIAAATVHGIDYLLTWNCKHIVNARIQRKLAEISLDLGYELPIICTPYELLGDYNNVGR comes from the coding sequence GTGAGCGAAACCGTCTATATTGAAACCAGTGTTATTGGTTATCTGACAGCCAGATCAACCAAAAACCTGATTATCGCTGGTAATATCGAAACGACACGGGACTGGTGGCAAAATCGCCGTAATGATTTTGTTCTCTATATTTCACAGGTTGTTTTGGATGAAGTAGCCAAAGGAGATGCTGAGATTGCCTTAAAACGATTGGAAATTCTGAATGGATTCCTCTTAGTTGAACTCAATCAGGCTGTACTTAACTTGGCAGCCCAGTTTCTTATAAGAAGCAACCTTCCTCCTAAAGCTTCGGACGATGCAGTTCACATTGCGGCAGCAACTGTCCACGGGATAGATTACTTGTTAACATGGAACTGTAAACATATTGTTAATGCTCGGATTCAAAGAAAATTAGCAGAAATAAGCCTAGATTTAGGATACGAGTTACCCATAATTTGCACCCCCTATGAACTTTTAGGAGACTATAACAATGTGGGAAGATGA
- a CDS encoding DegT/DnrJ/EryC1/StrS family aminotransferase, whose protein sequence is MAEQAIKPFYFDITDEEIDDFAEQSKKILKSGRLILGENTAAFEKAFADYVGTKHAIAVNTGSSGLEIILRLKNAQGTTVLVPTNTNFATVAAVLRVGAQVQYLDMDETTFAPSLAMVLEAVEKGATPAISGVLWVHIGGVISPEFPQVVDYCHQNGLFVLEDTAHAHGSQIKGIQAGNLGDGAAFSFFPTKVMTTFEGGMITLNDDEEDYIARSLRNQGKRGMDFGGLHTDFGNSTRMTEIHAVLGLIQLAKLPKMLEKRQKYYQLITQFLREAGLNFVSTDHMDQASQYKLIVHVPSGKNPQEIKAKLAEENIFLGGTVYEIPCHLQPVFKGIGEGQKLPRAEYWCPNHICPPLTSGMTEEEAIMVGKALVKHLL, encoded by the coding sequence ATGGCAGAACAAGCGATTAAACCCTTTTATTTTGATATTACTGATGAGGAAATTGACGATTTTGCGGAACAATCCAAAAAGATTCTCAAATCGGGTAGACTAATTTTAGGAGAGAATACCGCCGCCTTCGAGAAAGCCTTTGCCGACTATGTAGGGACAAAACACGCGATCGCCGTCAACACAGGTTCATCCGGACTAGAAATCATTTTACGCCTCAAAAACGCCCAAGGAACCACCGTTTTAGTCCCCACCAATACCAATTTTGCCACCGTTGCTGCCGTTCTGCGAGTCGGGGCACAGGTTCAGTACCTAGACATGGACGAAACCACCTTTGCTCCCTCTTTAGCCATGGTACTCGAAGCCGTAGAAAAAGGAGCCACTCCTGCCATTTCTGGGGTACTGTGGGTCCACATTGGGGGAGTCATCTCTCCCGAATTTCCCCAAGTGGTAGACTATTGCCATCAAAACGGCTTATTTGTCCTTGAAGATACTGCCCACGCCCACGGAAGTCAAATTAAGGGGATACAAGCCGGAAATCTAGGGGATGGGGCAGCGTTTTCTTTCTTTCCCACTAAAGTGATGACCACCTTTGAAGGAGGGATGATCACCCTTAACGACGATGAAGAGGATTATATCGCGCGATCGCTGAGAAATCAAGGCAAACGAGGGATGGACTTTGGGGGGTTACACACCGACTTTGGCAATAGTACCCGCATGACAGAAATTCACGCCGTTTTAGGATTAATTCAGTTAGCAAAATTGCCTAAAATGTTAGAGAAACGCCAAAAATATTATCAATTAATTACCCAATTTTTACGCGAAGCCGGACTCAATTTTGTCTCAACGGATCACATGGATCAAGCGAGTCAATATAAATTAATTGTTCATGTTCCTTCTGGAAAAAATCCTCAAGAAATCAAGGCAAAATTAGCAGAAGAAAACATCTTTTTAGGGGGTACAGTTTACGAAATTCCCTGTCATTTACAACCTGTTTTTAAAGGGATTGGAGAAGGACAAAAATTGCCTCGCGCTGAATATTGGTGTCCTAATCACATTTGTCCCCCGCTAACATCAGGAATGACTGAAGAAGAAGCTATAATGGTAGGAAAAGCATTAGTGAAACATCTTTTGTGA
- a CDS encoding esterase/lipase family protein, with the protein MKNRNPVVLVHGIYDTEVKFNTMKRYLTKLGWSVHCLNLKPNNGDSHLEYLAEQVANYINNMFASEQPIDLIGFSMGGLVTRYYLQRLGGINKVHRYISISAPNNGTLTAYTLPRPGVKQMRPNSEFLQDLNQDIKDSLSQINVTVIWTPYDLLIVPPNSSQINIGKEIKLPVLVHEWMVKDSRTLKAISQALSQ; encoded by the coding sequence ATGAAAAACCGTAATCCTGTTGTACTGGTTCATGGAATTTACGATACCGAAGTAAAATTTAACACCATGAAACGCTATCTAACTAAATTAGGTTGGTCAGTCCATTGTCTTAATCTTAAACCCAATAATGGCGATAGTCATCTTGAATATTTAGCCGAACAAGTTGCTAATTATATTAATAATATGTTTGCTTCTGAACAACCTATTGATTTAATTGGGTTTAGTATGGGAGGACTGGTAACACGCTATTATTTACAAAGACTTGGGGGGATTAATAAAGTTCATCGTTATATTAGCATTTCTGCGCCCAATAATGGCACATTAACGGCTTATACCTTACCCCGTCCTGGGGTTAAACAAATGCGTCCTAATAGCGAATTTTTACAAGATTTGAATCAAGATATTAAAGACAGTTTAAGTCAGATTAATGTTACCGTTATCTGGACTCCCTATGACTTACTAATTGTTCCCCCAAACAGTTCACAAATTAATATCGGCAAAGAAATTAAACTCCCTGTCTTAGTGCATGAATGGATGGTTAAAGATAGCAGAACCTTAAAAGCCATCTCTCAAGCATTGAGTCAATAG
- a CDS encoding RNA-guided endonuclease InsQ/TnpB family protein, giving the protein MGKVTRTIKLKFVKLNRCKAQLFEEMTVENTRIANELLSLPLQERRKMTTAKIVSELKSALVNQTIRHTTSPTGRKTKQYKVLPVEVNNQNWKLTKKGDTYSISFPTTRGEKRVPVSVASSHWQSVLDGLLEGTIKGGSFKLIKHRNKWYVYLSVIEDVPEITTETKIGCDRGQKNLAVVASKKACGKFFSGREVMHRRRYFQKRRKQLQQAKKFRALKKWDKKERRWMDSINHTISRRIVRFAEYQNADVVIEDLEGCRKTMKQSKKSRSDSGQSRYSWSFYSLEQKLEYKLALKGLKMIKRPAPYTSKSCCTCGVIGNRKKHHFNCPNGHYHNADLNASRNLAQWDGFSCDLSLKQGVFVMDSSDLNHGLLGTAPNFMNTQKERIEYIQLSLFDPTLFGG; this is encoded by the coding sequence ATGGGTAAAGTAACTCGCACTATCAAACTTAAATTTGTGAAACTTAACCGTTGTAAAGCTCAATTATTTGAGGAAATGACGGTTGAAAATACACGAATTGCCAATGAGTTGTTGTCGTTACCTCTTCAGGAAAGACGTAAAATGACAACAGCTAAAATAGTGTCTGAGTTAAAATCCGCCCTTGTTAATCAAACTATTCGGCATACCACATCTCCTACTGGTAGAAAGACTAAGCAGTACAAGGTTTTGCCTGTTGAAGTTAATAATCAAAATTGGAAGTTAACTAAAAAAGGTGATACTTATTCAATCAGTTTTCCTACTACTAGAGGAGAAAAACGAGTTCCTGTCTCTGTGGCATCTTCTCATTGGCAATCAGTCTTAGATGGTTTGCTAGAAGGAACAATAAAAGGAGGCTCTTTTAAGTTAATTAAACATCGGAATAAATGGTATGTCTATCTGTCAGTTATTGAGGATGTTCCAGAAATAACGACAGAGACAAAAATTGGTTGTGATAGAGGGCAGAAGAACCTAGCTGTTGTGGCATCTAAAAAAGCTTGTGGTAAGTTTTTTAGTGGGCGTGAAGTAATGCACCGTCGTCGTTATTTTCAAAAACGAAGAAAGCAACTTCAACAAGCTAAAAAATTTAGGGCATTAAAAAAATGGGACAAAAAAGAACGGCGTTGGATGGACTCAATTAACCATACCATTAGTCGTCGTATTGTCCGCTTTGCTGAATATCAAAATGCTGATGTGGTAATAGAAGATTTAGAAGGTTGTCGAAAAACCATGAAACAGAGCAAAAAATCTCGCTCTGATTCTGGTCAATCAAGATATAGTTGGTCTTTCTATTCTTTAGAGCAAAAACTTGAGTACAAGCTGGCTCTTAAAGGGTTGAAAATGATTAAAAGACCAGCCCCATATACTTCAAAATCTTGTTGCACTTGTGGCGTTATTGGGAATAGAAAAAAGCATCATTTTAATTGCCCTAATGGACACTATCATAACGCTGATCTAAATGCTAGTAGAAACCTAGCTCAATGGGATGGTTTCTCATGTGATTTAAGTCTAAAACAAGGTGTTTTTGTAATGGATTCATCCGACTTAAATCATGGGCTGCTTGGCACAGCCCCAAACTTCATGAATACTCAGAAAGAGCGAATAGAGTACATCCAGTTGTCTCTATTTGATCCTACTCTTTTTGGGGGCTAG